In Pyrus communis chromosome 8, drPyrComm1.1, whole genome shotgun sequence, one genomic interval encodes:
- the LOC137743341 gene encoding (R)-mandelonitrile lyase 1-like, producing the protein MEKSTTAAILLVLYLFVLCPQPGIHSLAPSSAAPDSSYLKFVRNATDLPLQEEYDYIVVGGGTAGCPLATTLSANYSVLLLERGDIPTTYPNLASAEGILANFMQEDDGKTPLQRFVSEDGVANVRGRILGGTSMASGGAYSRADSKFYKTSGIKLDMNLVNKSYEWVEDTLVFRPNLSQWQSVVKDALLEAGVRPDNGFTLDSIEGTKISGTLFDNRGTRHGPVELLNKGHPKNLIVAIHATVERIVFSSKASDPSAKGIIYSDTNGRSHWASIRGKGEVILSAGAIGSPQLLLLSGVGPKPYLTSLKIPVVHPQPYVGKFMRDNPRSNIIILPPNSVVPSYSQVAGFTSEFDIESISGTPYSTQAYSIFPNPTIPVTINASFGFFMVKIRGPILSHGSLKLQSSYDAKVAPNVKFNYFAEEGDLSQCVNAMGKMRDLLKTNALKPFKTRDLPGLEGFNLFQPSLPMNQSDDASFCRDTVATHWHYHGGCSVGKVVDGDLRVTGIKALRVVDGSIFNSSPGTNPQATLLMLGRYVGLRILEERSASKGR; encoded by the exons ATGGAGAAATCAACAACTGCTGCTATATTATTGGTCTTGTACTTGTTTGTCTTGTGTCCTCAACCAGGGATTCATTCACTCGCTCCTTCATCTGCCGCTCCTG ATTCTAGCTACTTGAAATTTGTACGTAACGCAACTGATCTACCATTACAAGAAGAATATGACTACATTGTAGTTGGAGGAGGCACGGCAGGGTGCCCATTGGCAACAACTTTATCTGCAAACTACTCGGTGCTCCTTCTCGAAAGGGGCGATATTCCAACAACGTATCCAAATCTGGCGAGTGCCGAAGGGATTCTTGCAAATTTCATGCAAGAAGATGACGGTAAGACGCCTCTCCAGAGGTTTGTATCAGAAGATGGTGTAGCTAATGTAAGAGGACGTATCCTAGGCGGGACAAGTATGGCCAGTGGTGGTGCATACTCAAGAGCTGACAGTAAATTCTACAAGACATCAGGAATTAAATTGGACATGAACTTAGTCAATAAGTCATATGAATGGGTTGAAGACACTCTCGTATTCCGTCCGAATTTATCACAGTGGCAATCTGTTGTGAAAGATGCATTGTTAGAAGCTGGTGTTCGTCCAGACAATGGATTCACTTTGGATAGCATTGAGGGAACTAAAATCTCAGGTACGTTGTTTGACAATCGTGGAACAAGACATGGACCTGTGGAACTGCTAAATAAAGGACATCCGAAAAACCTGATAGTTGCAATTCATGCCACAGTAGAGAGGATCGTTTTCTCTTCCAAAGCATCAG ATCCGTCAGCTAAAGGAATCATATACAGTGACACTAACGGGAGGTCTCATTGGGCATCGATACGTGGTAAGGGTGAGGTTATATTGAGTGCAGGGGCAATTGGGAGTCCTCAGCTTCTACTACTTAGTGGTGTTGGCCCAAAGCCCTACCTTACATCTCTTAAAATCCCAGTTGTTCACCCACAACCTTACGTTGGAAAGTTTATGCGTGACAATCCTCGTAGTAACATTATCATTTTGCCCCCAAATTCAGTAGTACCTTCTTATTCTCAGGTTGCTGGTTTCACAAGTGAGTTCGATATAGAGTCTATCTCTGGCACGCCATATTCTACTCAGGCCTATAGTATTTTCCCTAATCCAACTATTCCCGTGACGATAAATGCAAGTTTCGGGTTCTTTATGGTCAAAATTAGAGGACCCATATTGTCCCATGGTTCTCTTAAACTGCAATCATCGTATGATGCCAAAGTAGCCCCAAATGTCAAATTCAACTACTTTGCAGAAGAGGGGGACCTTTCTCAATGTGTTAATGCCATGGGGAAGATGCGTGATTTATTAAAAACAAACGCATTGAAACCGTTTAAGACTCGAGATTTGCCAGGTCTAGAAGGTTTTAACCTTTTTCAACCATCTTTACCAATGAACCAGTCGGATGATGCATCTTTTTGTCGAGATACAGTAGCCACACATTGGCATTACCATGGTGGATGCTCCGTAGGAAAGGTAGTTGATGGAGATCTCCGGGTCACGGGGATCAAGGCATTACGTGTTGTTGATGGATCTATATTCAATTCATCACCAGGGACCAATCCTCAGGCCACTCTTTTGATGTTAGGCAG GTATGTTGGCCTTCGAATACTGGAAGAAAGATCAGCAAGCAAGGGGCGTTGA
- the LOC137743118 gene encoding (R)-mandelonitrile lyase 2-like, which yields MEKSAIAARLLLLYFFVFCPQLGVHSFATPSNIQDFSYLKFVCNAIDLPLQEKYDYIVVGGGTAGCPLAATLSTNYSVLLLERGDIPTAYPNVLSNAGILANFMQEDDGKTPAQRFTSEDGVAFVRGRVLGGSSMINIGLYSRADSEFLKKSGIKLDMNLVNNSYEWVENTLVFRPNLSHWQSVVKDALLEAGVRPDNGLTLDHIQGTKITGTIFDDRGRRHGAVELLNKGHPKNLRVAIHAAVERIIFSSKASGLSAKGIIYTDSNGRSHQALIRGKGEVILSAGAIGSPQLLLLSGVGPKSYLSSLKIPVVHPQPHVGQFMRDNPRHYVTILPPSELEPSTAQIAGITSDYYIETFSGLPFSTMAFSLFPNPTIPMTINSTFGHIATKNPAPLSYGSLKLQSSYDVKVGPNVKFNYFAKKADLSRCVSAVRKMGDLLKTNSLKPFKIRDLPGENGFNLFGPPLPMNQSDVASIETFCRDTVATFWHYHGGCLVGKVVDGDFRVRGIKALRVVDGSVFKSLSPGTNPQATLMMLGRHVGLRMLEERSACKGR from the exons ATGGAGAAATCAGCAATTGCTGCTAGATTATTGCTTTTGTACTTTTTTGTCTTCTGCCCTCAATTAGGGGTTCACTCATTTGCCACACCTTCTAACATCCAAG ATTTTAGTTACTTGAAATTTGTATGTAACGCAATTGATCTACcattgcaagaaaaatatgactACATTGTGGTTGGAGGGGGCACGGCAGGGTGCCCATTGGCAGCAACTTTATCCACAAATTACTCCGTGCTCCTCCTAGAAAGGGGAGATATTCCCACAGCATATCCAAACGTGTTGAGTAACGCTGGGATTCTTGCAAATTTCATGCAAGAAGATGACGGTAAGACACCGGCCCAGAGGTTCACGTCAGAAGATGGTGTAGCTTTTGTAAGAGGACGGGTCCTAGGCGGGTCAAGTATGATCAATATTGGTCTTTACTCAAGAGCCGACAGTGAATTCCTCAAGAAATCAGGAATTAAATTGGACATGAACTTAGTCAATAATTCATACGAATGGGTTGAAAACACTCTAGTGTTCCGTCCGAATTTATCACACTGGCAATCTGTTGTGAAAGATGCATTGTTAGAAGCTGGTGTTCGTCCAGACAATGGACTTACTTTGGATCACATTCAGGGAACTAAAATCACGGGTACGATCTTTGATGATCGTGGAAGAAGACATGGAGCTGTGGAACTGCTAAATAAAGGACATCCAAAAAACCTGAGAGTTGCAATTCATGCCGCAGTAGAGAGGATCATTTTCTCTTCCAAAGCATCAG GTTTGTCAGCTAAAGGAATCATATACACTGATTCTAACGGGAGGTCTCATCAGGCATTGATACGTGGTAAGGGTGAGGTTATATTGAGTGCAGGAGCAATTGGGAGTCCTCAACTTCTGCTACTTAGCGGTGTTGGCCCGAAGTCGTACCTTTCATCTCTTAAAATCCCAGTTGTTCACCCACAACCTCACGTTGGGCAATTTATGCGTGACAATCCTCGTCATTACGTTACCATTTTGCCCCCATCTGAACTAGAACCTTCTACTGCACAGATTGCTGGTATCACAAGTGATTACTATATAGAGACTTTCTCCGGCTTACCATTTTCTACTATGGCCTTCAGTCTTTTCCCTAATCCAACTATTCCCATGACGATAAATTCAACTTTCGGGCACATTGCTACCAAAAATCCAGCACCCTTGTCCTATGGTTCTCTTAAACTGCAATCATCCTATGATGTCAAAGTCGGCCCAAATGTCAAATTCAACTACTTTGCAAAGAAAGCAGACCTTTCTCGTTGTGTTAGTGCCGTGAGGAAAATGGGTGatttattaaaaacaaactCATTGAAACCGTTTAAGATTCGAGATTTGCCAGGCGAAAATGGTTTTAACCTTTTTGGACCGCCTTTACCAATGAACCAGTCAGATGTGGCATCCATTGAAACATTCTGTCGAGATACAGTAGCCACATTTTGGCACTACCATGGTGGATGCCTCGTCGGAAAAGTAGTTGATGGAGATTTCCGGGTCAGGGGGATCAAGGCATTACGTGTTGTTGATGGATCTGTGTTCAAAAGTTTATCACCAGGGACCAATCCTCAAGCCACTCTTATGATGTTAGGCAG GCATGTTGGCCTTCGAATGCTGGAAGAAAGATCAGCTTGCAAGGGGCGTTGA
- the LOC137743777 gene encoding (R)-mandelonitrile lyase 2-like, translating to MEKSAIAARLLLLYIFVFCPQLGVHSFATPSNIQDFSYLKFVCNATDLPLREKYDYIVIGGGTAGCPLAATLSANYSVLLLERGDIPTAYPNVLSNAGILANFMQEDDGKTPAQRFTSEDGVAFVRGRVLGGSSMINIGLYSRADSEFLKKSGIKLDMNLVNNSYEWVENTLVFRPNLSHWQSVVKDALLEAGVRPDNGLTLEHIQGTKITGTIFDDRGRRHGAVELLNKGHPKNLRVAIHAAVERIIFSSKASGLSAKGIIYTDSYGRSHQALIRGKGEVILSAGAIGSPQLLLLSGVGPKSYLSSLKIPVVHPQPYVGQFMRDNPRNYVTILPPSELEPSTAQIAGITSDFYIETVSGLPFSTMAFSLFPNPTIPMTINSTFGQIVTKNPAPLSYGSLKLQSSYDVKVSPNVKFNYFAKKADLSRCVSAVRKMGDLLKTNALKPFKTRDLPGEDGFNLFGPPLPMNQSDVASFETFCRDTVATFWHYHGGCLVGKVVDGDFRVRGIKALRVVDGSVFKSLSPGTNPQATLMMLGRYVGLRLLEERSASKGR from the exons ATGGAGAAATCAGCAATTGCTGCTAGATTATTGCTTTTGTACATTTTTGTCTTCTGCCCTCAATTAGGGGTTCACTCATTTGCCACACCTTCTAACATCCAAG ATTTTAGTTACTTAAAATTTGTATGTAACGCAACTGATCTACCATTGCGAGAAAAATATGACTACATTGTGATTGGAGGGGGCACGGCAGGGTGCCCATTGGCAGCAACTTTATCCGCAAATTACTCCGTGCTCCTCCTAGAAAGGGGAGATATTCCCACAGCATATCCAAACGTGTTGAGTAACGCTGGGATTCTTGCAAATTTCATGCAAGAAGATGACGGTAAGACACCGGCCCAGAGGTTCACATCAGAAGATGGTGTAGCTTTTGTAAGAGGACGGGTCCTAGGCGGGTCAAGTATGATCAATATTGGTCTTTACTCAAGAGCCGACAGTGAATTCCTCAAGAAATCAGGAATTAAATTGGACATGAACTTAGTCAATAATTCATATGAATGGGTTGAAAACACTCTAGTGTTCCGTCCGAATTTATCACACTGGCAATCTGTTGTGAAAGATGCATTGTTAGAAGCTGGTGTTCGTCCAGACAATGGACTTACTTTGGAGCACATTCAGGGAACTAAAATCACGGGTACGATCTTTGACGACCGTGGAAGAAGACATGGTGCTGTGGAACTGCTAAATAAAGGACATCCAAAAAACCTGAGAGTTGCAATTCATGCCGCAGTAGAGAGGATCATTTTCTCTTCCAAAGCATCAG GTTTGTCAGCTAAAGGAATCATATACACTGATTCCTATGGGAGGTCTCATCAGGCATTGATACGTGGTAAAGGTGAGGTTATATTGAGTGCAGGGGCAATTGGGAGTCCTCAACTTCTGCTACTTAGTGGTGTTGGCCCGAAGTCCTACCTTTCATCTCTTAAAATCCCAGTTGTTCACCCACAACCTTACGTTGGGCAGTTTATGCGTGACAATCCTCGTAATTACGTTACCATTTTGCCCCCATCTGAACTAGAACCTTCTACTGCACAGATTGCTGGTATCACAAGTGATTTCTATATAGAGACTGTGTCCGGCTTGCCATTTTCTACTATGGCCTTTAGTCTTTTCCCTAATCCAACTATTCCCATGACGATAAATTCAACTTTCGGGCAAATTGTTACCAAAAATCCAGCACCCTTGTCCTATGGTTCTCTTAAACTGCAATCATCCTATGATGTCAAAGTCAGCCCAAATGTCAAATTCAACTACTTTGCAAAGAAGGCAGACCTTTCTCGTTGTGTTAGTGCCGTGAGAAAAATGGGTGATTTATTAAAAACAAACGCTTTGAAACCATTTAAAACTCGAGATTTGCCAGGCGAAGATGGTTTTAACCTTTTTGGACCGCCTTTACCAATGAACCAGTCAGATGTTGCATCCTTTGAAACATTCTGTCGAGATACAGTAGCCACATTTTGGCACTACCATGGTGGATGCCTTGTCGGAAAGGTAGTTGATGGAGATTTCCGGGTCAGGGGGATCAAGGCATTACGTGTTGTTGATGGATCTGTGTTCAAAAGCTTATCACCAGGGACCAATCC